Proteins found in one Verrucomicrobiota bacterium genomic segment:
- a CDS encoding sialidase family protein, whose protein sequence is MNPLATLRFRFLQRLRAATICLVTSVVTGGTMAAEPVFSDVFLAGKDTFKSIRIPSVVVTKKGTVLAMAEGRSAHADQANNKLILKRSSDGGCSWGALAIIADDGANCLNNPCAVVEAQTGRVLVMYQSYPANISERSGKLQPGLDGPSVVRNYVIHSDDDGVTWSKPMDVTRTTKHAQNVTILASGPGIGIQLHKGPQPGRLIIPFNEGPFGVWNVLSAFSDDRGATWQLGQSAPGCRVPNRKGGEVSLVNEVQMVELADGKVMLNSRKWGGKAVRKIAVSQDSGATWSKIEEEPALRDPGCMASILRYSFPAVAEKSRILYSGPDSAKRENGTVYLSYDEAKTWPVKKVLWPASFAYSVLTRLPDGMIGCLFETDGANRLVFARFTLAWLTDSKD, encoded by the coding sequence CAGGTTCTTGCAGAGGTTGCGCGCGGCCACAATTTGTCTGGTGACAAGTGTGGTGACCGGGGGAACGATGGCGGCAGAGCCCGTTTTCTCAGATGTCTTCCTGGCTGGCAAGGATACGTTCAAATCCATCCGCATCCCCTCGGTGGTGGTGACCAAAAAGGGAACCGTGCTGGCCATGGCGGAAGGCCGTTCGGCCCATGCGGACCAGGCGAATAACAAACTCATCCTCAAGCGCAGCTCCGATGGCGGTTGCTCCTGGGGCGCGCTGGCAATCATTGCCGATGACGGAGCCAACTGCCTGAATAATCCGTGCGCCGTGGTTGAAGCACAAACCGGCCGGGTGCTGGTCATGTATCAATCCTATCCGGCGAATATCTCCGAGCGCAGCGGCAAGCTCCAGCCCGGGTTGGATGGCCCTTCGGTTGTGCGCAATTACGTGATTCATTCCGATGACGACGGGGTGACCTGGTCCAAGCCGATGGATGTCACGCGCACCACCAAACACGCGCAAAATGTCACCATCCTGGCCAGTGGTCCAGGTATTGGTATTCAGCTCCACAAGGGACCGCAACCGGGCCGGTTGATTATTCCTTTCAACGAAGGGCCATTTGGCGTTTGGAATGTCCTTTCGGCATTTAGTGATGATCGCGGCGCGACCTGGCAACTGGGTCAGTCGGCGCCGGGCTGCCGGGTACCCAACCGTAAAGGTGGCGAAGTCAGCCTCGTCAACGAGGTGCAAATGGTGGAATTGGCAGATGGCAAGGTGATGTTAAACAGCCGAAAATGGGGCGGCAAAGCGGTGCGCAAAATTGCGGTCAGCCAGGATAGCGGCGCAACCTGGTCGAAGATTGAAGAGGAGCCGGCCTTGCGCGATCCCGGCTGCATGGCCTCGATCCTGCGCTACAGTTTTCCCGCAGTAGCGGAAAAAAGTCGCATCCTTTACTCCGGCCCCGACAGTGCCAAACGCGAGAACGGCACGGTTTATCTGAGTTACGACGAAGCGAAAACCTGGCCCGTCAAAAAGGTCTTGTGGCCGGCCAGTTTCGCCTATTCCGTGTTAACCAGGCTTCCCGATGGCATGATCGGCTGCCTGTTTGAAACCGATGGTGCCAACCGCCTGGTGTTTGCGCGATTCACGCTGGCATGGCTCACGGACAGCAAGGATTAG